Proteins found in one Saccharomyces kudriavzevii IFO 1802 strain IFO1802 genome assembly, chromosome: 11 genomic segment:
- the STB6 gene encoding Stb6p (similar to Saccharomyces cerevisiae STB6 (YKL072W) and STB2 (YMR053C); ancestral locus Anc_2.616), whose protein sequence is MSEADISNLGQTKVETPHSKEGCFPPLASFIFPDFRALFDIGFDFYSNLSYKEVEINGFEIYIVEQWAAQRKISTLITSYTGNMQDTISAVEVALPEDPEEWPSCLKKYHEELLKFSRPKKTVKGTLFITNLSSFKSTLNLLHVECGNLKKIWKNFKTNYDLKSLRCGGRSAQLLKKTPSASIAKFAQLYKFPNSAFAHEITSDFQQGILQNESDAINDIDNTAINYCPVVELTTLVQISLSYFALFEYKKERDGLLCNGTKQSLEKWWEIYGTRFLGTEKPKNETILGPTTVASLLSLVLTCYFKLMVEDCMSAKDPFDEEEFYSGLYAFQKKYGLSKNHRQTFLDEQTVDKLFEVSSKTSNKDIFKFKRVVKSTVQDMTGKGNFMHLSNEILTTDLDTLVKNIHSGSLGMLWKGKSASRKEACMAWERRTFLSFKFERGDPALQLDNKELFYGKNVPNESLAPANKENTKIPSSKKKSIYAVTNATASSLSVSSMFCNYDETRYASTQNLNRAYRKEYFRRNSIPFCNDDIHDTKKVSTDLNEAEELYRCNSYSGVQNAIEAWSLPFDSSVIKLARDLLKIQSLLSVQRQLDEIRDGYLGKNSQRSYQNDLRFKKGLNKLQDICERCKRGSNEFQWEYSNMQNKQQILESEKKGMTSLSSKLRYNVRILDRRVRDVETSVDHFDRKLEDVRKKLLEQNNSKEISMVLESPYGKAEFDNFMDSMVQSEQTNYEGFCFKILDKKSLRKLKKQLWKWSTWMFDTFLYKNRPNKEKEML, encoded by the coding sequence ATGTCGGAAGCCGATATATCTAATTTAGGACAGACGAAAGTGGAAACCCCacattcaaaagaaggctGCTTTCCTCCCTTAGCCagtttcattttcccaGACTTTAGAGCATTATTTGATATAGGGTTTGATTTTTATTCTAATTTAAGCTATAAAGAGGTAGAGATTAACGGATTTGAGATTTATATTGTTGAACAATGGGCAGCACAGAGGAAAATATCAACCTTGATTACATCATATACAGGCAATATGCAGGATACCATTTCCGCAGTTGAGGTTGCTCTTCCGGAAGATCCTGAGGAATGGCCAAGTTGCTTGAAGAAATACCAtgaagaattattgaagTTTTCTAGGCCTAAAAAAACTGTCAAAGGGACGTTGTTCATCAcaaatctttcttcttttaaatCTACACTCAATTTACTGCACGTAGAGTGTGGCAatctaaagaaaatctgGAAGAATTTTAAAACGAACTACGACTTGAAGAGCTTGCGTTGTGGTGGGCGTTCTGCtcaattattgaaaaaaacaccCAGTGCTTCAATAGCAAAGTTTGCACAGCTGTACAAATTCCCGAACTCAGCGTTTGCTCATGAAATTACCTCGGATTTCCAACAAGGAATCCTTCAAAACGAGAGCGATGCTATAAATGACATAGACAATACTGCTATTAACTACTGTCCAGTGGTGGAATTAACCACTTTGGTACAAATATCACTCAGCTATTTTGCTTTGTTTGAATACAAGAAGGAAAGGGATGGCCTATTATGTAATGGAACGAAGCAATCTCTAGAAAAATGGTGGGAAATATATGGCACGCGATTTCTTGGCACcgaaaaaccaaaaaacGAGACAATTCTTGGTCCAACTACAGTTGCGTCATTACTTAGTCTTGTGTTGACTTGCTACTTCAAGTTGATGGTAGAAGATTGCATGTCAGCGAAAGATCCATTCGATGAAGAGGAGTTTTATTCTGGTCTATATGCGTTTCAAAAGAAGTACGGGCTATCTAAGAACCATAGGCAGACCTTTCTGGACGAACAAACGGTCGACAAGCTATTTGAAGTCTCTTCCAAGACCTCAAACaaagatattttcaaatttaaaaGGGTCGTAAAGTCAACAGTGCAAGATATGACTGGGAAAGGTAATTTTATGCATCTATCTAATGAGATTTTAACAACTGATTTAGACACCTTAGTAAAGAATATACATAGTGGATCCCTTGGTATGTTGTGGAAGGGGAAAAGCGCGTCCAGAAAAGAAGCATGTATGGCTTGGGAAAGAAGGACATTTTTGAGTTTTAAATTTGAACGTGGTGACCCAGCTTTGCAATTGGACAATAAAGAGTTATTCTATGGTAAAAATGTGCCTAACGAATCATTAGCACCAGCTAATAAGGAGAATACCAAAATACCATCAAgtaagaagaaaagcatATATGCCGTTACAAATGCTACAGCATCATCGCTGTCTGTCTCATCCATGTTCTGTAATTATGATGAAACCCGTTATGCAAGCACTCAAAATCTCAATAGGGCTTACAGAAAGGAGTATTTTAGGCGAAATTCAATCCCATTTTGTAATGATGATATACATGATACTAAAAAAGTTTCAACGGATCTTAACGAAGCAGAGGAATTGTATCGCTGTAACTCCTATTCTGGCGTACAAAATGCGATAGAGGCATGGAGCCTGCCATTTGATTCATCTGTCATCAAACTGGCACGAGATTTGCTCAAGATACAAAGTCTATTGTCCGTTCAACGTCAGCTTGATGAAATACGTGATGGATATTTaggaaaaaattcacaGCGGTCCTACCAGAACGACTTGAGGTTCAAAAAAGGCTTGAATAAGTTGCAAGACATATGCGAGAGATGTAAGAGAGGTTCTAACGAATTTCAGTGGGAATACAGTAACATGCAAAACAAGCAGCAGATTTTAGAGAGTGAGAAAAAAGGTATGACATCGCTTTCCTCGAAATTAAGATATAATGTTCGTATCCTAGATAGACGTGTAAGAGATGTTGAGACCAGTGTAGACCATTTTGATCGCAAGTTAGAAGATGTTCGGAAAAAACTTCTGGAGCAAAATAACAGTAAAGAGATATCGATGGTATTGGAAAGTCCTTATGGCAAAGCTGAATTTGACAATTTCATGGATTCTATGGTGCAATCTGAACAAACTAATTATGAGGGATTCTGCTTCAAAATTCTGGATAAGAAGAGCCTTCGAAAGCTTAAAAAGCAACTTTGGAAATGGAGCACTTGGATGTTTGATACCTTCTTGTATAAAAATAGACCgaacaaggaaaaagaaatgctaTAA
- the SKDI11G1430 gene encoding L-methionine (R)-S-oxide reductase (similar to Saccharomyces cerevisiae YKL069W; ancestral locus Anc_2.614) — MGSSDEFHHADHVNYASTLSKEEILEQLLLSYEALSEEQTNWVCNLSNASSLIWHAYTSLGISVNWAGFYVTQGSEENALLLGPFQGKVACQMIRFGKGVCGTAASTKETQIVQDVNKYPGHIACDGETKSEIVVPIISSDGKTLGVIDIDCLDYRGFDEVDKEFLEKLAKSINKSCIFFK; from the coding sequence ATGGGTTCATCTGACGAGTTCCATCATGCCGATCACGTTAACTATGCCTCAACTTTGAGTAAGGAGGAAATCCTCGAGCAGCTTTTGCTATCTTATGAAGCACTATCTGAAGAGCAGACCAATTGGGTTTGTAATTTATCCAACGCTTCGTCTTTAATCTGGCATGCCTACACGTCATTAGGAATTAGTGTGAATTGGGCCGGATTTTACGTTACTCAGGGTAGTGAAGAAAACGCACTATTATTAGGCCCATTTCAAGGTAAAGTCGCGTGCCAAATGATACGATTTGGTAAGGGTGTTTGTGGAACTGCGGCCTCTACAAAGGAGACACAGATAGTTCAAGATGTTAACAAATATCCTGGGCATATTGCATGCGACGGAGAAACGAAAAGCGAGATTGTTGTTCCCATCATATCCAGTGATGGCAAGACATTAGGTGTCATAGATATAGATTGCTTAGATTACAGAGGATTTGATGAAGTAgataaagaatttcttgaaaaacttgctaaatcaataaataaatcgtgcattttttttaaatag
- the SKDI11G1440 gene encoding uncharacterized protein (similar to Saccharomyces cerevisiae YKL068W-A; ancestral locus Anc_2.611), translating to MQANHSISYFLEANVPKRSNGSLSQPSKQINFQKALNKTEEEIEDEDLMVDLNTGSLTPVNLKYWTQMSSMTEKFDKL from the coding sequence ATGCAAGCAAATCATTCTATCAGTTACTTTCTCGAAGCCAATGTCCCAAAGAGATCCAACGGCTCACTTTCACAACCAAGTaaacaaataaattttcaaaaagctCTTAATAAAACGGAAGAGGagattgaagatgaagaccTGATGGTAGACCTCAACACgggatctttgactcctGTTAATTTGAAATACTGGACTCAAATGAGTAGTATGACggaaaaatttgacaagCTCTGA
- the NUP100 gene encoding FG-nucleoporin NUP100 (similar to Saccharomyces cerevisiae NUP100 (YKL068W) and NUP116 (YMR047C); ancestral locus Anc_2.610) has translation MFGNNKPMFGGSNLSFGSNTSSFGGQQPQQAGAIFGNNNNNNNATNNNAQSGFGGFSSTARSTSNSLFGNNNSAQNNGAFGQSMGTTQNSPFGSLNSSNTSNVNSFGGSNSMGSFGGNTNNAFNGSNNNINNNSNNNNNNNNNNSNNNSTNPPFGLNKPNTGGSLFHSQNNNSAGNSSLFGGQNTNATGTFGNSGTGFGTGLNNNATSMFGAGNNSQNNAAGGMFSNQQSSTFGANSQQGGLFGQQSQNTNNAFGNQSQLGRSSFGSKPVGSGSLFGQSSNTLGSTNNNSNGLFPQTNVSNQTSSNGGLFGQNPINNNTQGMFGQSNNQMQMNGNNSNSLFGKGKATTGFGQQPSNNATSLFGSKPSNGGLFGQQGPTTNTFSNSASGGLFGQNDTQQGSGLFGQNFQTSGGGGGAPFGQGQQQPNTFNQTGTGSGRFGQNNNQPQQSTGLFGTKPVGPTGSIFGDNPSTQSSSLFGTTNAPTSNTQSQQGSNLFGATKPITMPFGANPTINQPGGENNIFGAKTASTTGSLFGNNTASTATPSAGGLFGNNTNSSGNTTNTGLFGTKTESQSRPALGGSLFGNSNPNASVIGQNKPAFGSTNQNTGLFGSTNANPSTAISTGGNFGQNNSTFNTGAQNAPPVNNFSQNSFAGTTGSPSLELSIAANNDHLFSKISIPNSITNPVKATSSKLNADMKRNNSLTSAYRLAPKPLFVPSSVNNAKFKRWGKTTEGNAWESRSGNSSAEPESILLASKELLFYPDRKYLKHLVIKKNKSLNVVNSNDLEPNKVKLVTFTTEPLSEDNRSSSSLVPSALADEIDSCENVQQEDCDKNSSDIQSAPSSGLTPTHIAENEKIDNRIPGLLSNDVSFFQNNYYISPSMETLGNKSLIELRKISNLVIGHRDYGKVEFLEPVDLSNTPLDTLCDDIVIFGQKSCSIYENCSIKPKKGEGINVRCRVTLYSCFPIDKETRKPIKNMIHPLLKRSIAKLKENPVYKFESYDPVTGTYSYTVDSPVLP, from the coding sequence ATGTTTGGCAATAATAAACCAATGTTTGGAGGTAGCAACCTTTCCTTTGGATCAAATACGTCATCCTTCGGAGGGCAACAACCGCAACAAGCGGGTGCTATTTTCGgtaataacaacaataataacaatgcCACCAACAACAATGCACAGTCAGGATTTGGCGGATTCAGCTCCACCGCTAGAAGTACTAGCAACAGCTTGTTCGGAAATAACAACAGTGCGCAAAACAATGGAGCCTTTGGCCAATCAATGGGCACCACTCAGAATTCACCGTTTGGCTCCTTAAACTCTTCAAACACCAGTAACGTGAACAGTTTTGGAGGATCCAACTCAATGGGGTCTTTTGGTGGGAATACTAATAATGCATTCAATGgtagtaataataatattaataataatagtaataataacaataataataataataataatagtaataacaATAGCACCAATCCTCCGTTTGGTTTGAACAAACCAAACACTGGAGGATCTTTGTTCCATTCccaaaataataacagtGCAGGCAATTCTAGTCTATTTGGTGGCCAAAATACGAATGCCACTGGTACGTTCGGAAACAGTGGAACAGGTTTTGGAACAGGTTTAAACAATAATGCCACCAGCATGTTTGGCGCAGGGAACAACTCACAAAACAATGCTGCAGGTGGTATGTTTAGCAACCAGCAATCTTCAACGTTTGGAGCGAACAGCCAACAAGGTGGTTTATTTGGGCAGCAATCTCAGAACACCAATAATGCATTTGGCAATCAAAGCCAACTTGGAAGGAGTTCATTCGGATCAAAACCTGTTGGCTCAGGGTCATTATTTGGTCAGAGCAGCAACACCCTTGGAAGtacaaataataatagcaatGGACTTTTCCCTCAGACCAATGTTTCTAACCAGACTAGTTCTAATGGTGGACTTTTTGGACAAAACCcaataaataataacacCCAAGGAATGTTCGGGCAAAGCAATAATCAAATGCAAATGAATGGCAACAATAGCAACAGTCTATTTGGAAAGGGAAAGGCTACTACTGGTTTTGGTCAACAGCCAAGCAACAATGCCACGAGTTTATTCGGAAGCAAGCCATCTAACGGCGGATTATTTGGTCAGCAGGGTCCTACCACCAACACCTTTTCTAACTCTGCATCAGGAGGGTTGTTCGGTCAAAATGACACACAGCAAGGGTCCGGCCTGTTTGGCCAAAATTTCCAGACAagtggtggtggtggtggtgcGCCTTTTGGGCAGGGGCAACAGCAACCGAACACCTTCAATCAAACTGGTACCGGATCAGGTCGTTTCGGACAGAACAACAACCAACCACAACAATCGACTGGCCTGTTTGGTACTAAACCAGTAGGGCCAACTGGATCTATTTTTGGAGATAATCCTTCAACTCAGTCAAGCTCGCTTTTTGGTACTACAAATGCACCCACTTCAAATACACAATCACAACAAGGAAGTAACCTTTTTGGCGCCACTAAGCCGATCACAATGCCCTTTGGTGCAAATCCTACCATTAACCAGCCGGGAGGTGAAAACAATATTTTTGGGGCTAAAACCGCTTCCACCACCGGCTCACTATTCGGAAATAATACAGCTTCTACTGCGACACCTTCCGCAGGTGGCTTATTTGGCAATAATACCAATAGTTCTGGCAATACTACAAATACAGGACTTTTCGGTACAAAGACTGAATCTCAGTCAAGGCCAGCGCTAGGAGGAAGTTTGTTTGGTAATTCGAATCCTAATGCTTCTGTAATTGGCCAAAATAAGCCAGCTTTTGGGAGTACAAATCAAAACACTGGGCTTTTTGGAAGTACTAATGCAAACCCTTCAACCGCAATTTCAACTGGCGGAAATTTTGGCCAAAATAACAGCACTTTCAATACAGGTGCACAGAATGCACCACCTgtcaacaatttttcccAAAATTCCTTTGCGGGTACAACAGGAAGTCCTTCCTTAGAATTGTCAATTGCAGCTAATAATGATCAccttttttccaagatttcAATTCCTAATTCTATAACAAATCCAGTCAAGGCAACTTCCTCGAAATTGAATGCAGacatgaaaagaaacaacagTCTCACTAGTGCTTATAGATTGGCTCCAAAACCATTATTTGTTCCTTCTTCTGTCAACAACGCTAAATTCAAAAGGTGGGGGAAGACGACAGAAGGAAATGCTTGGGAAAGTAGATCTGGCAATTCTTCCGCGGAACCTGAATCTATTCTTTTGGCTTCGAAGGAGTTACTGTTTTATCCCGAtagaaaatatttgaaacatTTGGTAAttaaaaagaataaaagctTAAATGTCGTAAATTCTAACGATTTGGAGCCAAATAAGGTAAAATTGGTGACATTCACTACAGAACCACTTTCTGAAGATAACCGTAGCTCTTCCAGCCTCGTGCCTTCAGCCTTAGCTGACGAAATCGATTCTTGTGAAAACGTTCAACAGGAAGATTGTGACAAGAACTCTTCTGACATTCAATCAGCACCTTCAAGTGGTCTTACACCTACTCACAttgctgaaaatgaaaagattgaCAACAGGATTCCAGGTCTGTTAAGCAACGATGTTAGCTTTTTCCAGAATAACTATTATATTTCACCATCCATGGAAACACTTGGTAATAAATCATTGATTGAACTTCGCAAAATAAGCAATTTAGTCATTGGTCACAGGGATTATGGTAAGGTCGAATTTCTGGAACCTGTTGATTTGTCTAATACTCCCTTAGATACTTTGTGCGATGACattgttatttttggaCAAAAATCGTGTTCGATATATGAAAACTGTTCCATTAAACCGAAAAAAGGAGAAGGGATTAATGTGCGTTGTAGAGTTACTCTGTACTCCTGCTTCCCTATTGACAAAGAAACTAGGAAGCCTATAAAAAACATGATACATCCTCTTCTGAAAAGAAGCATTGCtaaattaaaagaaaatccagTATATAAGTTCGAAAGCTATGACCCCGTAACAGGTACTTATAGTTATACTGTAGACTCACCAGTTTTACCttga
- the YNK1 gene encoding nucleoside diphosphate kinase (similar to Saccharomyces cerevisiae YNK1 (YKL067W); ancestral locus Anc_2.606) → MSSQTERTFIAVKPDGVQRGLVSQILSRFEKRGYKLVGIKLVQADDKLLEQHYAEHVGKPFFPKMVSFMKSGPILATVWEGKDVVKQGRIILGATNPLASAPGTIRGDLGIDLGRNVCHGSDSVESAEREIKLWFQKEDLISWESNQAKWIYE, encoded by the coding sequence ATGTCTAGCCAAACTGAAAGAACTTTCATTGCAGTTAAACCAGATGGTGTTCAGAGGGGTCTAGTGTCCCAGATTTTATCTCGTTTCGAAAAAAGAGGTTATAAATTAGTTGGTATTAAGTTAGTTCAAGCTGATGACAAATTATTGGAGCAACATTATGCAGAACACGTTGGTAAACCATTCTTCCCAAAGATGGTCTCTTTCATGAAGTCTGGTCCTATCTTGGCTACGGTCTGGGAGGGTAAGGATGTGGTCAAGCAAGGAAGAATTATTCTTGGAGCCACTAATCCGCTGGCCAGTGCACCAGGCACCATTAGAGGGGACTTAGGTATTGACCTAGGTAGAAATGTTTGCCACGGTAGTGATTCCGTCGAAAGTGCTGAACGTGAGATTAAGTTATGGTTCCAAAAGGAAGATTTAATTAGTTGGGAATCTAACCAAGCTAAATGGATTTATGAATAA
- the YET1 gene encoding Yet1p (similar to Saccharomyces cerevisiae YET1 (YKL065C) and YET2 (YMR040W); ancestral locus Anc_2.603) produces the protein MSLYFTTLFLLLTIEMVMLFIFVLPLPFRIRRGIFSTYNQLTAKQQIKTIIFITGCLVGLLFIDSWKRSQIHVSLYHHDNSGAMGSSAVTPIQALASRAYNQRNMYISGFILYFSICIPTVMSIVKRLVKYHGLINEQKKQKLTKTSSKAEKASKEAANYAKLQEELKKKQISLEGLQKQVKNLEKYFDEKNQPGNLAAAEAVKKGN, from the coding sequence ATGAGTTTATATTTTACAACATTATTTCTATTGCTCACTATTGAGATGGTGATgctcttcatcttcgttttGCCTCTGCCATTCAGAATTCGTAGAGGTATTTTCAGCACCTACAACCAATTGACGGCAAAGCAGCAgataaaaacaataatttTTATAACGGGTTGTCTTGTTGGGCTATTGTTTATTGATTCCTGGAAGAGATCTCAAATTCACGTTTCACTATACCATCATGATAACAGTGGTGCAATGGGGTCGTCTGCTGTCACTCCAATCCAGGCATTAGCATCAAGAGCTTAcaatcaaagaaatatgTACATTTCTGGGTTCatattgtatttttctatcTGCATCCCCACTGTCATGTCCATTGTCAAGAGACTGGTGAAATACCACGGCTTGATCAACgagcaaaaaaagcaaaaattgACCAAAACGTCATCAAAGGCTGAAAAAGCTTCGAAGGAGGCCGCGAACTATGCTAAACTTCAAGAAGAgctaaagaaaaaacaaatttctCTTGAAGGCCTGCAAAAGCAAGTTAAAAACTTGGAGAAATATTTCGATGAGAAAAACCAACCCGGCAACCTAGCCGCCGCTGAAGCTGtaaaaaagggaaattAA
- the MNR2 gene encoding putative Mg(2+) transporter MNR2 (similar to Saccharomyces cerevisiae MNR2 (YKL064W); ancestral locus Anc_2.601): protein MSTDNSQKDEGVPLLSPYPSSSQLRKKKHNQKRRKDKFVGHLKSDSRRPTQLLHDNVQQNHGQVTDFDQIDSWGMLHESDSTSNDITKSEDPSLKGAFIDHRPSMSQPRDGPQSSSNATQPRPIMKFSTPSYKKSVGLRPTDPNRSLVSDLSPSELESWLKRRKSVYKSFVDENSANDGRKSNANNDVVIDVDALMNHVNNNTSNGANDNNKKKKKKRGSDDSSNKNSKSTSSDSNDEEDEYNSRPSSSLSSNNSSLDDVCLVLDDESSEMSKAWPDCTVLEEFSKEETERLRSQAIQDAEAFHFQYDEDEEDGTSNEDGILFSKPIVTNIDVPELGNRRVNETENLKNGRLRPKRIAPWHLIQRPMVLGSNSNKDSKSRIQNGLQDNLLVGRNIQYPPHIISNNPEHFRFTYFRVDLDSTVHSPTISGLLQPGQKFQDLFVASIYSQDNSAGHVKTHPNSPTPGTKGETVSQLQGMTAKNPSTLSSMSVANIEDIAPFWLDVSNPTEEEMKILSKAFGIHPLTTEDIFLGEVREKVELFRDYYLICFRSFDIVAEKHVRRRKKEKQESATLDHESISRRKSQAYGATMSNDSNANTNSNSATNANKNKWLPSILRSRRRSSANRTTNTSSSSYKRRVKSEKKKMEENEKFKRKSGDRHKPREGELEPLNVYIIVFRTGVLTFHFAPTPHPINVRRRARLLKDYLNVTSDWIAYALIDDITDAFAPMIELIEDEVYEIEDAILKMHQSDDSSDSDSSDSGSDSGGSEEDAFPFDVYSKKTSFSSAKSSVSSRSMSTSETSFNANLIGWKRKGDMLRRIGECRKRVMSILRLLGSKADVIKGFAKRYNEQWEASPQSEIAMYLGDIQDHIVTMVSSLNHYEKLLSRSHSNYLAQINIDMTKVNNDMNDVLGKITILGTIVLPMNVITGLWGMNVIVPGQYRDSLTWFIGIVLFMCMLACSAYMYTKRRFGF from the coding sequence ATGAGTACAGACAACTCACAGAAAGATGAAGGTGTTCCTCTACTTTCCCCTTACCCTAGTAGTTCTCAActaaggaaaaagaagcataatcaaaaaagaagaaaggacAAGTTTGTTGGTCACTTGAAATCAGACTCACGTAGGCCTACACAGCTGCTCCACGATAATGTGCAGCAAAATCATGGGCAAGTTACTGACTTTGACCAGATCGACTCTTGGGGCATGTTGCATGAATCTGATTCCACAAGTAATGACATAACAAAAAGTGAGGATCCTTCGCTCAAGGGCGCGTTCATTGATCACAGACCCTCAATGAGCCAACCCAGGGATGGACCTcaaagttcttcaaatgcTACCCAGCCACGACCAATAATGAAGTTTTCAACGCCCAGTTACAAGAAATCCGTAGGATTGAGACCCACCGATCCTAATAGGTCGTTGGTATCTGACTTATCTCCCTCCGAATTGGAGTCATggttgaaaagaagaaaatctgTTTATAAAAGttttgttgatgaaaactCAGCCAATGACGGAAGAAAGTCAAATGCAAATAATGACGTTGTAATCGATGTAGATGCGTTAATGAACCACGTCAACAACAATACAAGCAATGGGGCTAACGATAAcaataagaagaaaaagaagaagagaggTTCTGATgacagcagcaacaaaaaTTCCAAGTCCACTTCCAGTGACTCAAACGATGAGGAAGACGAGTATAATTCGAGACCGTCCTCCAGTCTTTCGTCAAataattcttctttggatGATGTTTGTTTAGTGCTTGACGATGAAAGTAGCGAAATGTCGAAGGCTTGGCCAGATTGTACTGTTTTAGAAGAATTCTCTAAGGAAGAAACAGAGAGACTCAGAAGCCAGGCCATCCAAGATGCTGAGGCGTTTCACTTCCAATatgatgaggatgaagaagatggtaCGTCGAATGAAGATGGAATTCTTTTCTCTAAGCCGATCGTGACTAATATCGATGTCCCTGAATTGGGCAACAGGAGAGTTAatgaaacagaaaatttgaaaaacggCCGTTTAAGACCGAAAAGAATTGCACCATGGCATTTGATTCAACGTCCAATGGTCCTAGGATCCAACTCAAATAAGGATTCAAAATCACGGATTCAAAACGGATTGCAAGACAATTTGCTAGTCGGAAGGAATATTCAATACCCTCCGCATATTATCTCCAATAACCCAGAACACTTTAGATTTACTTATTTTAGAGTAGATTTGGACTCTACCGTTCATTCTCCCACCATATCCGGTCTATTGCAACCGggtcaaaaatttcaagatttaTTTGTCGCTTCTATATACTCCCAGGATAACAGCGCTGGTCATGTAAAGACTCACCCGAACTCCCCAACACCTGGTACTAAAGGAGAGACCGTATCCCAACTTCAAGGAATGACCGCTAAAAACCCTTCCACATTATCGTCTATGTCCGTAGCCAATATAGAAGATATAGCCCCATTTTGGCTGGATGTAAGTAACCCTACTGAAGAGGAGATGAAGATATTAAGTAAGGCTTTTGGAATTCACCCTTTAACCACGGAAGATATCTTCCTGGGAGAAGTCCGTGAGAAGGTGGAATTGTTTAGAGATTATTATTTGATTTGTTTCAGAAGTTTTGATATTGTGGCAGAAAAACATGTTCGTCgtagaaaaaaggaaaagcaaGAATCTGCTACGTTGGATCATGAAAGTATCTCACGCCGTAAGTCGCAAGCTTATGGCGCCACAATGTCTAATGATTCAAACGCCAACACCAATAGTAATAGTGCTACCAATgccaataaaaataaatggCTTCCATCAATTTTGCGTTCACGCCGTCGGTCATCAGCAAACAGAACAACTAACACATCCTCATCGAGCTACAAGCGTCGTGTCAAGagtgaaaagaagaagatggaagaaaacgaaaagttcaaaagaaaatcaggGGATAGGCATAAACCACGTGAGGGTGAATTAGAACCACTGAATGTCTATATCATTGTCTTTAGAACAGGTGTATTGACATTTCACTTTGCCCCCACGCCACACCCTATTAATGTTCGTAGAAGAGCAAGATTGTTAAAAGATTACCTCAATGTTACCTCCGATTGGATCGCATATGCTTTGATTGATGACATCACAGATGCATTTGCGCCTATGATAGAACTAATCGAAGATGAAGTTTATGAGATTGAAGACGCTATATTGAAGATGCACCAATCAGATGATTCCAGTGACAGTGACTCTAGCGACAGCGGCTCTGATTCTGGCGGCAGTGAAGAGGATGCATTTCCATTTGACGTTTATTCTAAGAAGACATCGTTTTCCAGTGCGAAATCCAGCGTGAGTTCAAGAAGCATGAGCACTTCTGAAACGTCCTTTAATGCAAATTTAATAGgttggaaaagaaaaggtgaTATGTTGAGGCGGATTGGTGAATGTCGTAAAAGAGTGATGAGTATACTAAGATTATTGGGTTCCAAAGCCGATGTGATCAAGGGGTTCGCCAAGAGATATAATGAGCAATGGGAAGCTTCACCACAGTCCGAGATTGCGATGTATTTGGGCGATATTCAAGATCATATTGTTACCATGGTATCATCGTTAAATCACTATGAGAAACTTTTGAGCAGATCACATTCCAATTATTTGGCACAAATTAACATTGATATGACAAAGGTTAATAATGATATGAACGATGTGTTGGGGAAGATTACTATATTGGGTACCATTGTTTTGCCAATGAATGTGATAACAGGTTTGTGGGGTATGAATGTTATCGTGCCCGGACAATATAGGGATTCATTGACATGGTTCATAGGTATAGTGCTTTTCATGTGTATGCTAGCATGTTCTGCATATATGTAtaccaaaagaagattcGGGTTTTAA